The genomic segment GAAAATTCTCTCGATGCAGAAACGATTCGATGAAGAAGTTGGTTTGGGGAAGGATGCGAAACTTCTCCAAATGTATACCGACGCGACAAAAATTGTCGTGAATACGACGCTGAACGGCACCCACGTTAAAGACAAATCGCTCTTAAAAGACGACGAATACTGGCGGGCGTACGTATTAGTCGAGTATCCGATTGGCGAAATGAATGCGAACTTTGTCCGATCAGTGAAACAGAATACCGAACTCTACACCCGGATGCGGGCGGCAGAAGCTTTTCAGGAATTAGAAAAATCGGTTGAAACCCCAACCGGGAAGTAAATCGTTCAGGATGTGGTGTTGTATGCAATGAGCGACCGGGCGGATATTCAAACGGATATCCGCCCGTTTTCGGCTTCGCGGGGAATGGCGTGCCGGATCGTAAGAAACCTTACGAAAATAGAATTGTTTCGTGGCGTTCCTTGTGGTTGCAAATGGGAATGATAACCGTATAGAAACAGCGCCAATATGGGAGAGGTTTTCGATGAGAAAGCCGATACAAATACTGCTGCTTGGTTTTCTCTTCCCACTGGTTAGCGGGGGTGTACATCTCACACACGCGAAAGCGCTCTCACCCACCTCACAAACTGTTCCCAAACCATTTTTCTTTACTGAGAACAAAGGGCAGTGGGATGCTCGCGTGCTATATAAGTGTCAAGCGAAGAATGGGATGACCTGGTTCCTCGAACGTGATGGGATTACGCTGTTGCTAATGCAACAGGGGGATCGGGAATTGGATTTCGGGGTTCAGGGTAGGGGCGGATCATCGTATCCGCCCGCTGACCCCGTACGTCGGACATTCCTGTCCGACGACTATTCGAGTAGGGGCAGACCCTCTGGGTCGC from the bacterium genome contains:
- a CDS encoding LPP20 family lipoprotein, with protein sequence MKRYYFVIALVVSFSLLLGCGSKPMQTTSAKNQPDWYKKVPTGNDYLYAAFSAVSQDMQLAVDKAAAGAREEIGRQVEAKILSMQKRFDEEVGLGKDAKLLQMYTDATKIVVNTTLNGTHVKDKSLLKDDEYWRAYVLVEYPIGEMNANFVRSVKQNTELYTRMRAAEAFQELEKSVETPTGK